In Acaryochloris thomasi RCC1774, a genomic segment contains:
- the pdxR gene encoding MocR-like pyridoxine biosynthesis transcription factor PdxR has protein sequence MYSDLAIHLDGDQPLQQQLYRELRRAILGGRLLPKQKIPSTRSLAQSLGISRTTVTLCYEQLLSEGYLEAVVGSGTYVCAQIPDDLLQSEAAVAADSHPALPLQLSQYGAVLEETDLSRPPEPEVPFSFRYGRPALDQFPRKLWRKLLSQRCTAADWLDYTIDPLGYYPLREQIAQYLARARAVQCIPEQIVITNGSQQALDLILRLLIDPGDAIAMEDPGYPSARQLFLTQGATIIPVTVDEAGLRVCDLPQGLAIKLVHVTPSHQFPTGAILSLPRRLELLAWVQQRGALIIEDDYDSEYRYGERPIPALQGLDHSGSVLYIGTFSKVLFPSLRIGYLVLPQRLVALFGKAKWLCDRQLPLLEQQVLTDFIQGGHLEQHIRRMRSLYDQRRQTIVSALNHHFGKRVLIMGEQAGIHVMIKLQTSLSDQAVVERGAQVGVGLMSAQSHYLNPHHTGEFIFGYAELSAEDIKVGIRRLAQVLTLRGNDLPSG, from the coding sequence CTCAACGCGATCTCTAGCCCAATCCCTTGGCATCTCGCGGACCACTGTCACCCTCTGTTATGAACAGCTTCTAAGCGAAGGATACCTGGAAGCTGTGGTGGGTTCTGGGACCTACGTCTGTGCCCAGATTCCTGACGATTTGCTGCAGTCGGAGGCTGCCGTTGCAGCAGACTCACATCCAGCTCTGCCGCTCCAGCTCTCGCAATATGGCGCAGTGCTGGAGGAGACAGATCTGTCGCGCCCACCCGAGCCAGAAGTTCCCTTCAGCTTTCGCTATGGTAGGCCTGCGCTTGATCAGTTTCCACGAAAGCTGTGGCGGAAGTTACTGTCTCAGCGCTGTACAGCAGCAGATTGGTTGGATTATACGATTGATCCACTGGGCTACTATCCGCTGCGTGAGCAGATTGCCCAGTACCTCGCCCGAGCGCGAGCGGTGCAGTGCATACCAGAGCAAATCGTGATCACAAATGGCTCCCAGCAGGCGCTGGATTTGATTCTACGGTTGTTGATCGATCCGGGGGATGCGATCGCAATGGAAGATCCAGGCTACCCAAGTGCCCGCCAGTTATTCTTGACTCAGGGCGCAACGATTATCCCTGTTACTGTTGATGAAGCTGGACTGCGGGTTTGTGACCTGCCCCAGGGGCTTGCAATCAAGCTGGTGCATGTGACGCCCTCCCATCAGTTTCCGACTGGGGCAATTCTATCGCTGCCGCGTCGATTGGAGCTGTTGGCCTGGGTGCAGCAGCGGGGAGCGCTGATCATTGAAGATGATTACGACAGTGAATATCGCTACGGCGAGCGTCCGATTCCGGCCCTTCAGGGCCTCGATCATAGCGGGTCCGTTTTATACATCGGTACCTTTTCTAAGGTGCTGTTTCCGTCGCTTCGGATCGGTTACTTAGTGTTGCCCCAGCGTTTGGTGGCCTTGTTTGGAAAGGCCAAGTGGCTTTGCGATCGCCAGCTCCCTCTCTTAGAACAACAAGTTCTCACAGATTTTATACAAGGTGGCCATCTAGAGCAGCATATTCGGCGGATGCGATCGCTCTACGATCAGCGACGACAGACGATTGTTTCTGCACTTAACCACCACTTCGGCAAGCGGGTTTTGATCATGGGGGAGCAAGCCGGTATTCATGTGATGATCAAACTTCAGACCTCGCTTTCTGACCAAGCTGTGGTCGAGCGGGGAGCGCAAGTGGGCGTAGGCCTAATGTCAGCTCAGAGCCACTACCTCAACCCACACCACACTGGAGAATTTATTTTTGGTTATGCAGAACTGTCCGCAGAGGATATTAAGGTGGGCATTCGCCGATTGGCTCAGGTTTTGACTTTGAGAGGAAATGATTTACCGTCTGGGTAG